A single Candidatus Zymogenus saltonus DNA region contains:
- the aroA gene encoding 3-phosphoshikimate 1-carboxyvinyltransferase — protein sequence MKGDVQVKPVRGLVGEMEVPGDKSVSHRAAIFASMASGRSEVGNFLFSEDTLRTVEIMRGLGADISSHSRSLLITGVGEGGFREPESVLDCGNSGTTMRLMIGLLAAQDFFSVLSGDASLVKRPMGRVTVPLREMGAKMMGREDASFAPIAVRGGGLTGIKYDMPVSSAQVKSALLLAGMGAEGLTRVSDPGNSRDHTERMMRYFNIPVDEEEGYITVRRCGTFKGRDIDVVGDISSAAFFIVGALVTEKSDLTIKGVGMNPGRKGFIETLIKMGADITILNEREVSGEPAGDVRVKSSGLTGIEIGGDSIPGMIDEVPVLAVAAAYAEGETVITGAKELRVKESDRIKTTAENLTSLGVSVEELPDGLVVRPKGRVRGGEARSYGDHRAAMAAAVAGISSEAGVNISDAGCVSVSFPGFFEMLREVSI from the coding sequence ATGAAAGGTGATGTGCAGGTAAAGCCGGTCAGGGGACTCGTGGGCGAGATGGAGGTGCCCGGGGACAAGTCGGTTTCCCACAGGGCGGCCATCTTCGCCTCGATGGCGTCGGGGAGATCGGAGGTGGGTAACTTCCTCTTTTCGGAAGACACGCTGAGGACGGTCGAGATCATGAGGGGTTTGGGGGCGGATATTTCCTCTCATTCGAGATCGCTTCTGATTACGGGCGTGGGGGAGGGGGGATTCAGGGAGCCGGAGTCGGTTCTCGATTGCGGGAACTCCGGCACCACGATGAGGCTCATGATCGGCCTTCTTGCCGCCCAGGATTTCTTTTCCGTCCTCTCCGGGGACGCCTCCCTCGTTAAGAGGCCGATGGGGAGAGTGACGGTGCCATTGAGGGAGATGGGGGCCAAGATGATGGGGAGGGAGGACGCCTCTTTTGCCCCCATCGCCGTAAGGGGCGGAGGGCTTACCGGCATAAAATACGATATGCCGGTCAGCTCCGCTCAGGTGAAATCGGCGCTCCTCCTGGCCGGGATGGGGGCGGAGGGGTTGACCCGGGTGTCAGATCCCGGAAACTCGAGGGATCATACCGAGAGGATGATGCGCTACTTCAATATCCCGGTCGATGAAGAGGAAGGTTACATAACCGTTAGGCGCTGCGGAACGTTTAAGGGCCGGGACATCGACGTCGTCGGGGATATTTCTTCGGCGGCCTTTTTCATCGTCGGGGCGCTGGTAACCGAAAAGTCCGATCTTACGATCAAGGGGGTGGGGATGAATCCGGGGCGGAAGGGGTTTATCGAAACCCTGATAAAAATGGGGGCCGATATTACAATATTGAACGAGCGGGAAGTCTCCGGCGAGCCGGCCGGGGACGTCCGCGTGAAATCATCGGGACTCACGGGGATAGAGATCGGGGGCGACTCCATCCCCGGGATGATAGACGAGGTTCCGGTCCTCGCCGTGGCAGCAGCCTACGCCGAAGGGGAGACGGTAATCACAGGGGCTAAGGAGCTCAGGGTCAAGGAGTCGGACAGGATAAAGACAACGGCCGAAAACCTGACATCGCTGGGCGTTTCTGTGGAGGAGCTGCCGGACGGCCTCGTGGTAAGGCCAAAGGGGAGGGTAAGGGGGGGCGAGGCAAGGTCGTACGGAGACCATCGGGCGGCGATGGCGGCGGCGGTAGCCGGAATTTCGTCGGAGGCGGGAGTTAATATCTCCGATGCGGGCTGCGTGAGTGTCTCCTTTCCCGGATTCTTTGAAATGTTGCGCGAGGTTTCGATCTAA
- a CDS encoding (d)CMP kinase, with amino-acid sequence MTGENRLIITMDGPAGSGKSSVSKEVAARLGYRYIDTGAMYRAVAVMSHELGIEPDDDEGLERLCDKINIEFVDGNIIVDGRDLSSEIRTPTADGLSSMVSSREPVRRAMIALQRKMAARGGVVMEGRDIGTVVLPNADAKFYITASPEIRGERRHRERLGKGEESNLDEVIEAIRDRDERDSRRELSPLKPASDAQIIDTSNLDISEVVGTILKRLGKDDS; translated from the coding sequence ATGACGGGTGAAAATCGGCTTATAATAACGATGGACGGGCCAGCCGGCTCCGGGAAGAGCAGTGTAAGCAAGGAGGTTGCAGCAAGGCTCGGCTACCGATATATCGACACCGGGGCGATGTACAGGGCTGTGGCGGTGATGTCTCACGAGCTCGGGATCGAGCCGGACGACGACGAGGGTCTCGAAAGGCTATGTGATAAGATCAACATCGAGTTTGTCGACGGGAATATAATAGTGGACGGCAGGGATCTGTCCAGCGAGATCAGGACGCCCACGGCGGACGGCCTCTCCTCTATGGTCTCCTCCAGGGAGCCGGTGAGGAGGGCAATGATAGCCCTCCAGCGGAAGATGGCCGCCAGGGGCGGCGTGGTCATGGAGGGGAGGGACATCGGGACCGTGGTTTTACCCAATGCGGACGCAAAGTTTTATATAACGGCCTCTCCCGAGATCAGAGGGGAGAGGAGACACAGAGAGCGGCTGGGAAAAGGGGAGGAATCTAACCTCGACGAGGTGATAGAGGCGATAAGGGATCGGGATGAGAGAGACTCCAGGAGGGAGCTCTCTCCCCTGAAGCCCGCCTCAGACGCCCAGATCATCGATACCTCAAATCTGGATATATCCGAGGTGGTGGGTACAATTCTAAAAAGGCTTGGAAAAGACGATTCTTGA